In the Gossypium arboreum isolate Shixiya-1 chromosome 10, ASM2569848v2, whole genome shotgun sequence genome, one interval contains:
- the LOC108486951 gene encoding transcription factor RF2b-like has translation MQDPPSLKPNPDPPVPSNASSTTPSFPNPTTFRGSYHRRAQSEVQFRIPDDLDLVSDPFEGMGSEDDLFCSYMDIEKLGGSSKGAEEGRGATGSSTAGSAHNPKGDEISGGSAGMGEKTNEGGKGRHRYSNSVDGCSLMESIEAKKAMAPDKLAELWTIDPKRAKRIIANRQSAARSKERKARYISELERKVQTLQTEATTLSAQLTLFQRDTTGLTTENTELKLRLQAMEQQAQLRDALNEALKKEVERLKMATGEMSTPTDNFNLGMHHIPFTQSSFFPPQPRQVETQNMQMPPFHPLQSNMLASNQSMVAASGPHAFADMMQQDPLGRLQGLDISSRDSHLVKSEGPSISAGESSGTL, from the exons ATGCAGGATCCACCAAGTCTGAAGCCGAACCCGGATCCACCGGTTCCCTCCAATGCATCATCCACCACCCCTTCTTTTCCCAACCCAACCACTTTCCGAGGCTCTTACCACAGGCGAGCCCAATCTGAAGTTCAATTTCGGATCCCGGATGACTTGGATCTCGTTTCCGACCCTTTCGAAGGAATGGGATCCGAAGACGACTTGTTTTGCAGTTACATGGATATTGAGAAGCTAGGGGGATCATCTAAGGGAGCCGAAGAAGGACGGGGTGCTACTGGCTCTTCAACTGCTGGATCCGCTCATAATCCCAAAGGAGATGAAATCAGTGGTGGGTCGGCGGGGATGGGGGAGAAGACTAATGAAGGTGGGAAAGGAAGGCATAGGTATAGTAATTCAGTTGATGGGTGCTCGCTAATGGAGTCCATTGAAGCTAAGAAAGCTATGGCTCCTGATAAGCTTGCTGAATTGTGGACTATTGACCCTAAGAGAGCCAAAAG GATCATCGCAAATCGTCAGTCAGCTGCTCGCTCTAAAGAGAGAAAAGCCCGATATATATCTGAACTGGAGAGAAAGGTCCAAACACTTCAAACGGAAGCAACTACTCTTTCTGCGCAACTAACCCTTTTCCAG AGAGATACAACAGGCTTGACTACTGAGAACACTGAGCTTAAGCTTCGGCTACAAGCTATGGAACAGCAGGCTCAGCTACGTGATG CTCTAAATGAAGCACTGAAGAAGGAAGTAGAGAGGCTCAAGATGGCTACCGGTGAAATGTCTACACCCACAGATAACTTTAACTTGGGAATGCACCATATACCATTCACCCAATCTTCTTTCTTTCCTCCCCAGCCACGGCAAGTTGAAACCCAGAATATGCAAATGCCACCATTTCATCCCTTGCAATCTAACATGTTGGCATCTAATCAGTCTATGGTAGCTGCCTCTGGCCCACATGCCTTTGCGGATATGATGCAACAGGATCCTCTTGGCCGATTGCAGGGGCTTGATATCAGTAGCAGAGATTCACACTTGGTGAAATCTGAAGGCCCTTCAATATCTGCCGGTGAAAGTAGTGGAACATTATGA